The nucleotide window GGTCGGGGGCAAGGACGGCGCCCACGCCCCCGGAGTACGTACCGATCCCGACGAGGCGCGCGCGTTCGTGGCAGCGACGGGCGTCGATGCCCTAGCCGTCGCGGTGGGCAGCTCGCACGCCATGCTCACCAGGGACGCCGTACTCGATTTCGCACTCATCGAGCGCCTCCGGGCAGCGGTCGGCGTTCCGCTGGTGCTGCACGGCTCCTCGGGCGTCGGTGACACGGACCTGGTCAAGGCGGTGGCGGCGGGCATGACGAAGGTGAACATATCCACGCACCTGAACAAGCTGTTCACCCGCACCGTGCGCGAGCAGCTTGCCTCGGCGCCGGATGTCGCCGACCCGCGGAAGTACCTCGGCCCGGCCCGTCAGGCCGTGGAGTCCGAGGTGGCCAGGCTGCTGGACGTACTCGCGGCGCGGTGACGAGGCCGCTCCCTCACGGCTCCCCGTCCTCCACGAACACCAACTGCGCCACGGCGAGCGTCACCTCGCCGGTCGCGGTGGGTCCGCCGGCCTACTCCTCCTCGGCCTGCGCCGCCTGCCCCTTGGCGCGCTTGCCGACGACGGCCGCCGCGGCCGCCGCGCTGCCCGCGAAGGCCAGGGCCACCACCCAGGGCCGGTCGAGTACGTGACAGGTCACCTCGTCGAGGGAGTACCGGCCCGGGCCGGTGAGCCCGATCGCCGCGGCGGTGAAGCCGAGGAACGCCGGGTACTCGTATCCGCCGCCCTGCGCGAAGAAGCCCGCCGGAGCGTGCACGGCGACGGCTCCCGCCATGGCGCCGGCAGCGGCGGCGCCCGCCGCGGGTGTCGCGAGGCCGAGGGCGAGCAGGACTCCGCCGCCCGCCTCACCGAGCCCGGCGGCCACCGCGCTGTGCTTGGGCGGATGGAAGCCCATGGCCTCCATGGCGGCCGTGGTCCCCTGGATGCCGCCGCCACCGAACCAGCCGGCCAGCTTCTGTGTGCCGTGGGCGGCGAGGACCGCCCCCGTTCCGACGCGCAGAACGAGCAGGCCGAGGTCTCGCCGGCTGACGCAAACCATGGGTTCTCCCGGAGGTGGGGGACTGACCGGTACCCCTCCACTCTCACCGGACCCGGCCGCCGAGGTGCGGTCCGGCTACGCCGTACGGGCGGCGCGTCCGCCTCCAGTGCGACGTAGGCCATTATGCAACTTGTTGCACAATGCCCGTCGTGTGGTCTACAACTGGCTCGACGACACTGCGCGAGGAGACGCCGGATGAGCCCGTACCCCACTCTGCTGAGCCCGCTGGACCTCGGTTTCACCACCCTCCCCAACCGGGTGCTCATGGGATCGATGCATATCGGTCTGGAGGAGGTGGAGCGCGGTTTCGAGCGCATGGCCGCCTTCTACGCGGCCCGTGCCCGGGGCGGGGTAGGCCTCATGGTGACCGGGGGCATCGCGCCGAGTGCCCGCGCCTGTTCGTTCCCCGGCGGCGCGAAGATG belongs to Streptomyces finlayi and includes:
- a CDS encoding class II fructose-bisphosphate aldolase encodes the protein MPLTPTDAVTGSAYARRSGVGAFNVVQIEHAEAIVAGAERAGLPVVLQISENTVLYHGALAPIGLASLALARAAGVPVAVHLDHAQSPELVHEAVRLGFTSVMFDASELAYEQNVAATREITDHCHRADVWVEAELGEVGGKDGAHAPGVRTDPDEARAFVAATGVDALAVAVGSSHAMLTRDAVLDFALIERLRAAVGVPLVLHGSSGVGDTDLVKAVAAGMTKVNISTHLNKLFTRTVREQLASAPDVADPRKYLGPARQAVESEVARLLDVLAAR
- a CDS encoding DoxX family protein: MVCVSRRDLGLLVLRVGTGAVLAAHGTQKLAGWFGGGGIQGTTAAMEAMGFHPPKHSAVAAGLGEAGGGVLLALGLATPAAGAAAAGAMAGAVAVHAPAGFFAQGGGYEYPAFLGFTAAAIGLTGPGRYSLDEVTCHVLDRPWVVALAFAGSAAAAAAVVGKRAKGQAAQAEEE